From Micromonospora sp. NBC_01699, a single genomic window includes:
- a CDS encoding bifunctional nuclease family protein → MRELSVVGVRVELPSNQPIVLLREVEGDRYLPIWIGAVEATAIAYEQQGVKPARPLTHDLLRDILAALEAPLRAVEITELKENVYYADLLIGDGLRVSARPSDSIALALRVGAPIRCAEQVLSEAGIVIPDEQEDEVEKFREFLEQVQPEDFAG, encoded by the coding sequence GTGCGCGAGCTGAGCGTGGTCGGGGTTCGGGTGGAGCTGCCCAGCAACCAGCCGATCGTCCTGCTCAGGGAGGTCGAGGGTGACCGTTACCTGCCGATCTGGATCGGTGCGGTGGAGGCGACCGCGATCGCGTACGAGCAGCAGGGGGTCAAGCCGGCGCGGCCGTTGACCCATGATCTGTTGCGGGACATCCTGGCGGCGCTGGAGGCGCCGTTGCGGGCGGTGGAGATCACCGAGTTGAAGGAGAACGTCTACTACGCCGACCTGTTGATCGGGGATGGGCTGCGGGTTTCGGCGCGGCCGAGTGACTCGATCGCGTTGGCGTTGCGGGTGGGTGCGCCGATCAGGTGCGCGGAGCAGGTGCTGAGCGAGGCCGGGATCGTTATTCCTGATGAGCAGGAGGACGAGGTCGAGAAGTTCCGGGAGTTTCTGGAGCAGGTTCAGCCGGAGGATTTCGCGGGTTGA
- a CDS encoding MerR family transcriptional regulator yields MHEPQDPDPGTSDHRHTDGGGPVDPFVEGDGAVGYRGVTACSAVGISYRQLDYWARTTLVVPSIRDASGSGTQRLYSFRDLVVLKVVKRLLDAGVSLQNIRKAIEALRSRGVGDLAGITLISDGTTVYECRSPEEVVDLLQGGQGVFGIAIGGAFKEIQGSLSHLPAEPAGGVQPIGVPAEPAGSGDELAARRARRRAG; encoded by the coding sequence ATGCACGAGCCACAGGACCCTGATCCGGGGACATCAGATCATCGCCACACTGACGGCGGCGGGCCGGTTGATCCCTTCGTGGAGGGCGACGGTGCGGTCGGGTACCGCGGGGTGACGGCCTGTTCCGCGGTGGGTATCAGTTACCGGCAGTTGGACTACTGGGCGCGTACGACGTTGGTGGTGCCGAGTATCCGGGACGCGTCGGGTTCGGGTACGCAGCGGCTTTATTCGTTCCGGGATCTGGTGGTGCTCAAGGTGGTCAAGCGGTTGCTTGACGCCGGGGTGTCGTTGCAGAACATCCGGAAGGCGATCGAGGCGTTGCGGTCGCGCGGGGTCGGGGATCTCGCCGGCATCACGTTGATCTCGGATGGTACGACGGTGTACGAGTGCCGGTCCCCCGAGGAGGTCGTCGACCTGTTGCAGGGCGGCCAGGGCGTGTTCGGGATCGCCATCGGTGGTGCGTTCAAGGAGATCCAGGGGTCGTTGTCGCATCTGCCGGCGGAGCCGGCCGGGGGTGTGCAGCCGATCGGTGTGCCAGCGGAGCCGGCCGGGTCCGGGGATGAGTTGGCTGCCCGGCGGGCTCGGCGACGGGCCGGCTGA
- a CDS encoding SanA/YdcF family protein: MSPVEGRSRWVLRPVSVVVLLRRWWRRLLVAAVAVVLLGLSSVVGSAIWVDRSSRAHVFDLAGVPAAPVVLVLGAQVAADGTPAPFLAARLQLAKELYDAGKARVVLVSGDHRRYEYDEPGAMRRWLVDRGVPASRVVQDHAGFDTYDSCLRASRVFGVRQVIVVTQGFHVERAVAVCRQVGLDAVGVGDDSVSRFGRAWRWGSFRERFAAVKAVYDVVSRRDPVFLGPRESSVDDALRG; this comes from the coding sequence ATGTCGCCTGTCGAGGGTCGGTCCCGTTGGGTTCTTCGTCCGGTGTCCGTGGTGGTGTTGCTGCGTCGGTGGTGGCGCCGGTTGTTGGTGGCCGCTGTCGCGGTGGTGCTGCTGGGGTTGTCGTCGGTGGTCGGTAGCGCGATCTGGGTGGATCGGTCGTCGCGGGCGCACGTGTTCGACCTGGCCGGGGTGCCGGCTGCTCCGGTGGTGCTGGTGCTCGGGGCGCAGGTGGCCGCCGACGGGACGCCGGCCCCGTTCCTGGCAGCCAGGTTGCAGTTGGCGAAGGAGTTGTACGACGCCGGTAAGGCCCGGGTGGTGTTGGTGTCGGGGGATCACCGGCGGTACGAGTACGACGAGCCGGGGGCGATGCGGCGGTGGTTGGTGGACCGGGGTGTGCCGGCGTCGCGGGTGGTGCAGGATCACGCGGGGTTCGACACCTACGACTCGTGTCTGCGGGCGTCGCGGGTGTTCGGGGTGCGGCAGGTGATCGTGGTGACGCAGGGTTTCCATGTCGAGCGGGCGGTGGCGGTGTGCCGGCAGGTGGGGTTGGACGCGGTCGGGGTCGGGGACGATTCGGTGAGCCGGTTCGGGCGGGCCTGGCGGTGGGGGAGTTTCCGGGAGCGGTTCGCGGCGGTGAAGGCGGTGTACGACGTGGTGAGTCGTCGGGATCCGGTGTTCCTCGGTCCACGTGAGTCGAGTGTGGACGACGCGTTGCGTGGTTGA
- the mgrA gene encoding L-glyceraldehyde 3-phosphate reductase, translating to MTVTYTAAPGRYDSTTYNRAGASGLRLPPISLGLWHNFGHERPWQRQRDIVRRAFDLGVTHFDLANNYGPPPGSAEENFGRVLATDFAPYRDELVISTKAGYNMWPGPYGEWGSRKYLVASLDQSLRRLGLDYVDIFYSHRPDPDTPLEETMGALDAVVRAGKAQYVGISNYTAEQTAKAAAILRDLGTPLVLHQPSYSMVNRWIERDKLLDTLEQVGAGCIAFSPLAQGLLTDRYLHGVPADSRVATSVFLNESNLDEATMTKVRALNDIAVRRGQTLAQLALVWALRDPRMTSLIIGASSVTQLEDNIAALDNVDLSDEELTEIEQYATE from the coding sequence GTGACCGTCACCTACACCGCAGCCCCCGGCCGCTACGACTCGACAACCTACAACCGCGCCGGCGCGAGCGGCCTGCGTCTGCCCCCGATCTCCCTGGGCCTGTGGCACAACTTCGGCCACGAACGCCCCTGGCAGCGGCAACGCGACATCGTCCGCCGCGCCTTCGACCTCGGCGTCACCCACTTCGACCTGGCCAACAACTACGGCCCGCCGCCCGGCTCCGCCGAGGAGAACTTCGGCCGCGTCCTGGCCACCGACTTCGCCCCCTACCGCGACGAACTCGTCATCTCCACCAAGGCCGGATACAACATGTGGCCCGGCCCGTACGGCGAATGGGGCTCCCGCAAGTACCTCGTCGCGTCCCTGGACCAGTCACTGCGCCGCCTCGGCCTGGACTACGTCGACATCTTCTACAGCCACCGGCCCGACCCCGACACCCCGCTGGAGGAGACGATGGGCGCCCTCGACGCCGTCGTCCGCGCCGGCAAGGCCCAGTACGTCGGCATCTCCAACTACACCGCCGAGCAGACCGCGAAAGCCGCCGCGATCCTGCGTGACCTCGGCACCCCACTGGTGCTGCACCAGCCGTCGTACTCGATGGTCAACCGGTGGATCGAACGCGACAAACTGCTCGACACCCTCGAACAGGTCGGCGCCGGGTGCATCGCCTTCAGCCCGCTCGCCCAGGGCCTGTTGACCGACCGCTACCTACACGGAGTCCCCGCCGACTCCCGCGTCGCGACCAGCGTCTTCCTCAACGAGAGCAACCTCGACGAGGCCACCATGACCAAGGTCCGGGCCCTCAACGACATCGCCGTCCGGCGCGGTCAGACCCTCGCCCAACTCGCCCTCGTCTGGGCGCTGCGCGACCCCCGGATGACCAGCCTCATCATCGGCGCCAGCAGCGTCACCCAGCTTGAGGACAACATCGCCGCCCTCGACAACGTCGACCTCAGCGACGAGGAACTCACCGAAATCGAGCAGTACGCCACGGAGTGA